One Dysidea avara chromosome 7, odDysAvar1.4, whole genome shotgun sequence genomic region harbors:
- the LOC136261499 gene encoding uncharacterized protein → MDTLVYCRLNKKGVKLLKDKEIPFPEEYREVDLPAHKAAFKGDVDALAAIFLEFSEVGVPLEDSYGSNPLHLAARKDDPKTAKWLLDHTDIDPTSRAKKGETVFHVAAAQGSMKTIEVLVSHDVNLKDFISTCLDDSCFTALHLAIIRHHNHIVRYLITKLGNKAIGSVNESGVNAAHVAASVGNVDALKLIYNKSKKVLQLVAKDLTTPIFFAAQEGHFTALQYLHQKGKCDLGSRSHDGMSPIHAASQNGHLEIIQYITSSLGKSATFDQTPDGSTPLHFSASAGHEEIIRWLINNDLTGTIALIQDNNGDTPAHDAADNGHTEILKILLDNGADIHAANKDGFTPYALASQGPHADTADFVMRYAATSPTRTEEKPSKMKIYDLKDMQKETDPEDKDKDDDKDNDDDTKGYDSVDLSGYDEVTTTARLDKDKPIKEVNEPSNEKLLEWNKEEIGLFDENAVKPSAISSPTAQDYTSKRQSRKTSKSIKETITSNVGGANSQDESLTLFKPNININPLLETGSGTNLEEEIKNTDSLYAQPDPEVVKRKSQKRMESKGDTDNVTAVVNEFFDEEEPDDGIEVPPRMYDNDDKPNDDESNKPSDEKDDAKATDIQTPINDNIPATEDKATEEAKSSPTDEVAPTDEAEKEASATQQETATDQASKEPDQASNEPDQTGTEKDQTSAEKDQTTNTADKPSEEPDEDDTAISTAANTPLIKVAQSKPPASPGKFGLKQASRKQYGGFITPMDDEQSGAGDELRKAFAARQHKNN, encoded by the exons ATGGACACTTTGGTGTACTGTCGCCTAAACAAGAAAGGGGTGAAACTCCTTAAAGACAAGGAGATACCTTTCCCCGAAGAATACCGTGAGGTTGATCTTCCCGCTCACAAGGCCGCATTCAAAGGAGATGTGGACGCCCTAGCGGCGATATTCCTCGAGTTCAGTGAGGTGGGTGTGCCTCTTGAAGACTCCTATGGATCAAATCCACTTCATTTGGCTGCACGAAAAGATGACCCCAAAACTGCAAA gTGGCTGTTGGACCACACCGATATTGATCCCACCTCAAGGGCTAAAAAGGGTGAAACTGTGTTTCATGTTGCAGCTGCACAAGGAAGCATGAAAACAATAGAG GTCCTGGTGTCACATGATGTCAACTTGAAAGATTTCATTTCAACATGCTTGGACGACAGCTGTTTCACAGCCTTGCATTTGGCTATTATTCGCCATCACAACCATATTGTGAG GTATCTGATCACTAAACTTGGGAACAAAGCCATTGGATCAGTAAATGAGAGTGGAGTGAATgctgcacatgttgctgcatCTGTCG GAAATGTGGATGCACTGAAACTGATTTATAACAAGAGTAAGAAAGTGCTACAACTTGTAGCAAAAGATT TAACAACACCAATTTTCTTTGCTGCTCAAGAAGGACATTTCACTGCCCTGCAATACTTGCATCAGAAGGGAAAGTGTGATTTGGGCAGCCGAAGCCATGATGGAATGAGTCCTATACATGCTGCCTCACAAAACGGTCACCTGGAAATAATACAG TACATCACAAGCAGCCTTGGGAAGTCTGCAACATTTGATCAAACTCCTGATGGGAGTACCCCACTACACTTTTCTGctt CTGCTGGACATGAAGAGATCATTCGCTGGCTGATAAACAATGACCTCACTGGGACCATTGCACTCATTCAAGACAACAATGGAGACACGCCTGCACATGATGCTGCAGACAATGG GCACACAGAAATTCTTAAGATTTTACTTGACAATGGAGCTGACATTCATGCAGCAAATAAG GATGGATTTACACCTTATGCATTAGCGAGCCAGGGTCCACATGCAGACACAGCAGATTTTGTGATGAGATATGCTGCCACCAGTCCTACTCGCACCGAAGAAAAACCATCCAAAATGAAAATTTATGATCTCAAAGACATGCAGAAGGAAACTGATCCAGAAGATAAAGATAAGGATGATGACAAAGACAATGATGACGACACCAAAGGGTATGATTCAGTTGACCTATCAGGATATGATGAAGTGACAACAACCGCACGGCTTGACAAAG ATAAACCCATAAAAGAAGTAAATGAACCATCCAACGAAAAGCTACTGGAATGGAACAAGGAGGAAATTGGCCTATTTGATGAAAATGCAGTTAAACCAAGTGCCATTTCCAGTCCTACCGCGCAAGACTATACCTCTAAACGACAATCACGAAAAACATCAAAATCCATCAAGGAAACCATAACATCAAATGTTGGCGGTGCAAATTCACAAGATGAGAGCCTGACATTATTCAAACCCAACATCAACATCAATCCTTTACTTGAAACAGGAAGTGGGACCAACCTTGAAGAGGAAATAAAGAACACTGACTCACTGTATGCTCAGCCTGATCCCGAAGTTGTCAAAAGAAAATCACAAAAAAGAATGGAGTCAAAAGGAGACACTGACAATGTAACAGCAGTAGTCAATGAATTCTTTGATGAGGAAGAGCCTGATGATGGCATTGAAGTACCTCCGAGGATgtatgacaatgatgacaaaCCCAATGATGATGAGAGCAACAAACCCAGTGATGAGAAAGATGATGCTAAGGCTACAGATATACAGACTCCCATCAATGACAACATACCAGCCACTGAGGACAAGGCTACTGAAGAAGCTAAGTCTTCTCCTACTGACGAAGTAGCTCCGACTGATGAAGCTGAGAAAGAAGCATCTGCTACCCAACAAGAGACAGCTACAGACCAAGCAAGCAAAGAACCAGACCAAGCTAGCAATGAGCCAGATCAGACAGGCACAGAGAAAGATCAGACAAGTGCAGAGAAAGATCAAACAACAAACACAGCAGATAAACCAAGTGAAGAGCCAGATGAAGATGACACTGCCATATCAACAGCAGCAAACACACCTCTGATCAAAGTTGCTCAATCCAAGCCTCCAGCGTCTCCTGGCAAATTTGGACTAAAG CAAGCAAGCAGGAAGCAGTATGGTGGATTCATCACACCTATGGACGATGAGCAAAGTGGAGCAGGTGATGAGCTAAGAAAAGCTTTTGCAGCACGACAACACAAAAACAACTAA
- the LOC136261509 gene encoding uncharacterized protein NKAPD1-like: MKKSIDKLLLYNHMRHANAHNKVKEEQEMWKARESELAADRNADMRKHSPIVRGRLVSDAMDSPDQSSSPSSTYWSRQLMKEEESDPCRWGHGGYKELYPEEFASTGGDDTSDSSPSDTSVHRKKRKRKRSPPPSPSRKSKKHKKHKHSSNAIHKSKHKPKRKSKKERK, from the exons ATGAAGAAATCTATTGACAAACTGTTGCTTTACAATCACATGAGGCATGCAAATGCTCACAATAAG GTAAAAGAAGAGCAGGAAATGTGGAAAGCTAGAGAAAGTGAACTAGCTGCTGATAGAAATGCTGATATGAGAAAGCATTCTCCTATAGTaag GGGTCGTTTGGTGAGTGATGCTATGGATTCTCCAGACcaatcttcttccccaagttcCACTTACTGGAGTAGACAGTTAATGAAGGAAGAAGAGAGTGACCCTTGCAG GTGGGGTCATGGTGGATACAAAGAGCTGTATCCAGAAGAGTTTGCTAGTACTGGAGGAGATGATACAAGTGATAGCAGCCCCAGTGACACCAGTGTTCATCGTAAGAAGCGAAAGAGAAAGAGATCGCCACCACCGTCACCGTCAAG GAAATCAAAGAAGCACAAAAAGCATAAACATTCATCAAATGCTATTCATAAATCCAAGCACAAACCAAAGCGCAAATCGAAGAAAGAAAGgaaataa